A window of the Henckelia pumila isolate YLH828 chromosome 3, ASM3356847v2, whole genome shotgun sequence genome harbors these coding sequences:
- the LOC140888139 gene encoding agamous-like MADS-box protein FUL-L isoform X3 yields MGRGRVQLKRIENKISRQVTFSKRRSGLLKKANEISVLCDAEVALIVFSSKGKLFDYSTDSRFHFYFMERIIERYERRSYADNKHATVSQPEENWSAEYPKLVARIEVLQRNMSNYMGEALDPLSFRELRSLEQQLDNALKRIRTKKNQLMNESISQLQKKERWLQDQNNVLKKKWRAAEFDRRCKSNSDCKFQQPYSAMAPPPCEPTIKIPVDHF; encoded by the exons ATGGGGAGAGGTAGGGTTCAGTTGAAGAGAATCGAAAACAAGATTAGCAGGCAAGTCACCTTCTCTAAGAGGAGGTCTGGTTTGCTTAAAAAGGCTAATGAGATTTCGGTTCTCTGTGATGCTGAGGttgctttgattgttttctcTTCCAAAGGGAAACTGTTTGACTACTCTACTGATTCCAGGTTTCATTTTTATTT CATGGAAAGAATTATTGAACGATATGAGAGACGCTCGTATGCTGATAACAAACATGCGACTGTGAGTCAACCCgag GAAAACTGGAGTGCCGAGTATCCAAAACTTGTGGCTCGGATTGAAGTTCTGCAAAGGAACATGAG CAACTACATGGGTGAAGCTTTAGACCCGCTTAGCTTCAGAGAGCTCCGGAGTTTGGAACAACAGCTTGACAATGCTCTCAAGCGTATACGCACAAAGAAG AACCAGCTGATGAACGAGTCCATTTCTCAGCTTCAAAAGAAG GAGAGATGGTTGCAAGATCAAAACAACGTACTCAAAAAGAAG TGGCGAGCCGCGGAGTTCGACAGAAGATGCAAATCAAATTCCGACTGCAAATTCCAACAGCCTTATTCCGCCATGGCTCCTCCGCCATGTGAACCAACGATAAAGATCCCGGTGGATCACTTctaa
- the LOC140888139 gene encoding agamous-like MADS-box protein FUL-L isoform X1 translates to MGRGRVQLKRIENKISRQVTFSKRRSGLLKKANEISVLCDAEVALIVFSSKGKLFDYSTDSRFHFYFMERIIERYERRSYADNKHATVSQPEENWSAEYPKLVARIEVLQRNMSNYMGEALDPLSFRELRSLEQQLDNALKRIRTKKNQLMNESISQLQKKERWLQDQNNVLKKKLKEEEKQERAVEVEGEQDSALALSSETLMTPSQLHIILPSLTIGGEPRSSTEDANQIPTANSNSLIPPWLLRHVNQR, encoded by the exons ATGGGGAGAGGTAGGGTTCAGTTGAAGAGAATCGAAAACAAGATTAGCAGGCAAGTCACCTTCTCTAAGAGGAGGTCTGGTTTGCTTAAAAAGGCTAATGAGATTTCGGTTCTCTGTGATGCTGAGGttgctttgattgttttctcTTCCAAAGGGAAACTGTTTGACTACTCTACTGATTCCAGGTTTCATTTTTATTT CATGGAAAGAATTATTGAACGATATGAGAGACGCTCGTATGCTGATAACAAACATGCGACTGTGAGTCAACCCgag GAAAACTGGAGTGCCGAGTATCCAAAACTTGTGGCTCGGATTGAAGTTCTGCAAAGGAACATGAG CAACTACATGGGTGAAGCTTTAGACCCGCTTAGCTTCAGAGAGCTCCGGAGTTTGGAACAACAGCTTGACAATGCTCTCAAGCGTATACGCACAAAGAAG AACCAGCTGATGAACGAGTCCATTTCTCAGCTTCAAAAGAAG GAGAGATGGTTGCAAGATCAAAACAACGTACTCAAAAAGAAG CTGAAAGAAGAGGAGAAACAAGAAAGAGCAGTAGAGGTGGAAGGGGAACAAGATTCTGCTCTTGCTCTATCTTCAGAAACCTTGATGACTCCTAGTCAATTGCATATAATTTTGCCTTCTCTCACCATTGg TGGCGAGCCGCGGAGTTCGACAGAAGATGCAAATCAAATTCCGACTGCAAATTCCAACAGCCTTATTCCGCCATGGCTCCTCCGCCATGTGAACCAACGATAA
- the LOC140888139 gene encoding agamous-like MADS-box protein FUL-L isoform X2, with protein MGRGRVQLKRIENKISRQVTFSKRRSGLLKKANEISVLCDAEVALIVFSSKGKLFDYSTDSSMERIIERYERRSYADNKHATVSQPEENWSAEYPKLVARIEVLQRNMSNYMGEALDPLSFRELRSLEQQLDNALKRIRTKKNQLMNESISQLQKKERWLQDQNNVLKKKLKEEEKQERAVEVEGEQDSALALSSETLMTPSQLHIILPSLTIGGEPRSSTEDANQIPTANSNSLIPPWLLRHVNQR; from the exons ATGGGGAGAGGTAGGGTTCAGTTGAAGAGAATCGAAAACAAGATTAGCAGGCAAGTCACCTTCTCTAAGAGGAGGTCTGGTTTGCTTAAAAAGGCTAATGAGATTTCGGTTCTCTGTGATGCTGAGGttgctttgattgttttctcTTCCAAAGGGAAACTGTTTGACTACTCTACTGATTCCAG CATGGAAAGAATTATTGAACGATATGAGAGACGCTCGTATGCTGATAACAAACATGCGACTGTGAGTCAACCCgag GAAAACTGGAGTGCCGAGTATCCAAAACTTGTGGCTCGGATTGAAGTTCTGCAAAGGAACATGAG CAACTACATGGGTGAAGCTTTAGACCCGCTTAGCTTCAGAGAGCTCCGGAGTTTGGAACAACAGCTTGACAATGCTCTCAAGCGTATACGCACAAAGAAG AACCAGCTGATGAACGAGTCCATTTCTCAGCTTCAAAAGAAG GAGAGATGGTTGCAAGATCAAAACAACGTACTCAAAAAGAAG CTGAAAGAAGAGGAGAAACAAGAAAGAGCAGTAGAGGTGGAAGGGGAACAAGATTCTGCTCTTGCTCTATCTTCAGAAACCTTGATGACTCCTAGTCAATTGCATATAATTTTGCCTTCTCTCACCATTGg TGGCGAGCCGCGGAGTTCGACAGAAGATGCAAATCAAATTCCGACTGCAAATTCCAACAGCCTTATTCCGCCATGGCTCCTCCGCCATGTGAACCAACGATAA